In Plodia interpunctella isolate USDA-ARS_2022_Savannah chromosome 19, ilPloInte3.2, whole genome shotgun sequence, a genomic segment contains:
- the LOC128678084 gene encoding tubulin monoglutamylase TTLL4-like isoform X6, producing MWTYDDAPRIGVSDMDSRGACPSFEAGFDVCDPLGSVLEWAGRGPARVLRRRCRSEGIDRSPYEDATLEPHRSADGIPRQRVLPNKSQFTLNNIAESRSNRFRHECSLPAAQNGDYIMAHELNRHHGYQPGRSKFVRTSPTRPLLVTTLSNTKVDDSRLPKVEELLEKVDHEMMEVQVAKQPLKSILNNPLPKSPPQGILKKPKSKPHHDSKVSIEGRRRQRASSESDNLYCSFHVGSPIPGYDNRLTYLSGNMKRAKDNSGTGYSYGTAIASLSSPPRSRTNAQNEAKNARCTFKESVVIARDDFHNGHVLRTTVINGEAVGDFPHSEIQPRQETPTPTCPAVSPALPVSSVTAIPVKKIVKTAKKKVKVKAKVSKIKTNCKLDNCVVETEAEDAHSRSPSPDHTESWTMETDPVSPDIDKTEKPPPAPKKDEVVEKSSANGLTNKTNGVVAPPPKKVISKDQMFMTALHTTNPFKLIPSRKESPLCIPDSITSCLRQSLFPRVPPYLRFVAHDEGSALKIPAPIQKHLKWKLTTITPIIVKKTLNNSGFRLVKSECDTAECPQEETVEWIGIWGKHMKSLMFRAIKDGQKMNHFPGTFQIGRKDRLWRNLQKLASKYGVNEFGIMPKTYVLPHDMKLLKHDWEKHAANNEKWIIKPPASARGTGIKVVSRWTQIPKKRAVVVQRYVAKPFLINGNKFDMRLYVLVTSVHPLRIYLYKDGLARFASVKYNDEVTSLNDRYMHLTNYSINRLSKNYTPNEDFAACEGHKWTLQTLFQYLKTEKNIDTDALWESLKDLVIKTIISGEASISSLTKANITSRYNCYELFGIDVLLDEDLKPWLLEVNISPSLHSASPLDIHVKGPLVSTVLNIAQFQVPLRTNLEMLSKDKPNKLGGLPYDCRLYTIYLSKEERDKHIIYTNMEDRDLYLRDILSTLTPDDVRHLIQAEDELTQTGQMERVFPTQHTHRYLRFLAGPRYYNRLFDAWECRYHNHRDPGLTLLRNLCDIGYHLEVPPVPLKNDVDAPSPPASERPSVPSVCSLEPQAESPAPPPAPPSAPPLAPPPAPPRPCGDAHRLAGAAAAPEPRA from the exons ATGTGGACATACGACGATGCGCCGAGAATAGGCGTGTCGGACATGGATAGCAGAGGAGCTTGCCCAAGTTTCGAAGCCGGGTTTGATGTTTGTGACCCCCTGGGGTCAGTTTTGGAGTGGGCAGGTCGTGGACCAGCACGAGTACTGCGTAGGCGGTGCCGCAGCGAAGGCATTGATCGTTCGCCGTATGAGGATGCAACTCTCGAGCCGCATCGTTCGGCGGATGGCATTCCACGACAACGGGTTCTCCCGAATAAAAGCCAATTCACATTGAATAATATTGCCGAAAGCCGCTCCAACCGCTTCAGACACGAGTGCTCGCTCCCTGCTGCTCAAAACGGTGACTACATAATGGCACACGAACTCAACAGGCACCATGG ATATCAACCAGGAAGATCAAAATTCGTCAGAACTAGTCCCACCAGGCCGCTTTTAGTAACCACACTGTCCAACACAAAAGTAGATGACTCTAGATTGCCAAAAGTCGAAGAGTTGCTTGAGAAAGTTGACCATGAAATGATGGAGGTGCAAGTAGCTAAGCAACCTTTGAAATCAATACTCAATAATCCATTACCAAAGTCTCCTCCACAAGGTATACTTAAGAAACCTAAGAGTAAGCCTCATCATGATTCAAAAGTGAGCATTGAGGGCCGTCGGAGGCAGAGGGCTTCAAGTGAATCTGACAACCTTTACTGCAGCTTCCATGTTGGATCTCCTATACCTGGATATGATAATAG gcTTACATATCTTTCTGGCAACATGAAGCGAGCAAAAGACAACTCTGGTACAGGATACTCATATGGCACTGCCATAGCCTCACTTAGTAGTCCCCCAAGGTCACGGACCAATGCCCAGAATGAAGCTAAGAATGCTAGATGTACATTCAAAGAGTCTGTAGTTATAGCCAGAGATGACTTCCACAATGGACATGTTTTGAGAACTACTGTTATAAATGGCGAGGCAGTAGGAGATTTTCCTCATAGTGAAATT CAGCCTCGTCAAGAGACGCCCACGCCCACATGCCCAGCGGTGAGTCCCGCGCTGCCGGTCAGCTCGGTCACCGCGATCCCAGTCAAGAAGATCGTCAAAACCGCCAAGAAGAAGGTCAAGGTTAAAGCTAAGGTCtccaaaataaaaaccaaCTGCAAGCTGGATAATTGCGTCGTTGAAACTGAGGCAGAGGA TGCACATAGCAGATCGCCATCCCCCGACCACACAGAGTCATGGACCATGGAGACGGACCCGGTGTCACCGGACATAGACAAAACAGAGAAACCCCCGCCCGCGCCGAAGAAGGACGAAGTGGTGGAGAAGTCTTCAGCCAACGGGCTTACCAACAAAACCAATGGAGTTGTAGCGCCTCCTCCTAAGAAAGTTATATCCAAAG ACCAAATGTTCATGACTGCGTTGCATACGACAAACCCTTTCAAATTGATCCCGTCACGCAAAG AATCGCCTCTCTGCATCCCGGACTCGATCACGAGTTGCCTCCGCCAGTCGCTGTTCCCGCGCGTGCCGCCGTACCTGCGCTTCGTGGCGCACGACGAGGGCAGCGCCCTGAAGATCCCCGCGCCCATACAGAAGCACCTCAAGTGGAAGCTCACCACTATAACGCCGATCATCGTGAAGAAGACGCTCAATAACTCTGGGTTCAGACTCGTCAAGAGCGAGTGCGATACTGCTGAGTGTCCTCAGGAAG AAACGGTCGAATGGATAGGCATCTGGGGCAAGCATATGAAGTCGCTAATGTTCCGAGCGATAAAGGACGGCCAGAAGATGAACCATTTTCCGGGCACTTTCCAAATCGGCCGCAAGGACAGACTGTGGCGGAACTTACAGAAGTTAGCCTCCAAGTATGGCGTCAATGAGTTTGGTATTATGCCCAAGACATATGTCCTGCCGCATGATATGAAGCTGTTGAAACACGACTGGGAGAAACACGCAGCTAATAATGAGAAGTGGATTATTAAACCG CCAGCGTCGGCGCGCGGCACCGGCATCAAGGTGGTGTCGCGCTGGACGCAGATCCCCAAGAAGCGCGCGGTGGTGGTGCAGCGCTACGTGGCCAAGCCCTTCCTCATCAACGGCAACAAGTTCGACATGCGCCTCTACGTGCTCGTCACCTCCGTGCACCCGCTGCGGATATACCTCTACAAGGACGGACTGGCCAGGTTTGCTTCGG TGAAATACAATGATGAAGTGACGTCGTTGAACGACCGATATATGCATTTGACAAATTACTCTATCAATAGATTATCGAAAAACTACACTCCTAATGAAGACTTTGCCGCGTGCGAAGGTCATAAATG GACTCTACAAACCCTTTTCCAATACCTAAAGACTGAAAAAAACATAGACACAGACGCGTTATGGGAATCTCTGAAGGACCTCGTGATTAAGACTATAATATCTGGAGAGGCGAGCATCAGTTCGCTGACTAAAGCCAACATCACTTCGCGGTACAACTGCTACGAATTGTTCGGTATTGATGTCTTATTGGACGAGGACTTAAAGCCTTGGTTACTGGAG GTGAACATATCTCCAAGTCTTCACAGCGCATCGCCTCTAGATATCCACGTGAAGGGCCCGCTGGTGTCGACGGTGCTCAACATCGCGCAGTTCCAGGTGCCGCTGCGCACCAACCTCGAGATGCTGTCTAAGGATAAGCCCAACAAACTG gGTGGATTACCATATGACTGTAGGttatacacaatatatttatcaaaagaaGAAAgggataaacatataatttacacAAATATGGAAGATAGAgatttg TACCTGCGCGACATCCTGTCGACGCTGACGCCGGACGACGTGCGGCACCTGATCCAGGCGGAGGACGAGCTGACGCAGACGGGACAGATGGAGCGCGTGTTCCCGACGCAGCACACGCACCGCTACCTGCGCTTCCTGGCCGGCCCGCGCTACTACAACCGTCTGTTCGACGCCTGGGAGTGCCGCTACCACAACCACCGCGACCCGG GGCTGACTCTGCTGAGGAACCTGTGCGACATCGGGTACCACCTGGAGGTGCCGCCGGTCCCGCTGAAG